The following proteins come from a genomic window of Pseudochaenichthys georgianus chromosome 19, fPseGeo1.2, whole genome shotgun sequence:
- the gch2 gene encoding GTP cyclohydrolase 2: MNGHCNVKVNDTVEEFHSNNSFSDLLIDSKKSVVHRKHETSRKKDEDQSRLPALEAAYTSILRELGEDTDRQGLLRTPQRAAKAMQFLTKGYHETIEDILNNAIFDEDHDEMVIVKNIDVFSLCEHHLVPFFGKVHIGYIPNKKVVGLSKLARIVEIFSRRLQVQERLTKQIAVGISEALQPKGVAVVIEASHMCMVMRGVQKMNSRTVTSTMLGIYLEDPKTREEFLTLSRST, translated from the exons ATGAACGGCCACTGCAACGTAAAGGTCAACGACACCGTGGAGGAGTTCCACAGCAACAACAGCTTCAGCGACCTCCTCATCGACAGCAAGAAGTCCGTCGTGCACCGCAAGCACGAGACGTCCCGCAAAAAGGACGAGGACCAGTCCCGCTTACCTGCGCTCGAGGCCGCCTACACGAGCATCCTCCGGGAGCTGGGGGAGGACACCGACCGGCAGGGGCTGCTGCGCACGCCGCAGCGCGCCGCCAAGGCAATGCAGTTCCTCACCAAGGGCTACCACGAGACCATCGAAG ACATCTTAAACAACGCCATATTTGACGAAGACCATGATGAGATGGTGATTGTGAAAAACATAGACGTGTTTTCACTGTGCGAACATCACCTGGTGCCATTTTTTGGCAAG GTCCACATCGGGTACATTCCCAACAAAAAAGTGGTGGGACTGAGCAAGCTGgcaag GATTGTAGAGATCTTCAGTCGTAGGCTTCAAG TTCAAGAGCGTCTTACCAAGCAGATTGCTGTGGGAATATCAGAGGCTCTGCAGCCAAAAGGTGTAGCTGTGGTTATTGAAGCATc gcaCATGTGTATGGTCATGCGTGGTGTGCAGAAGATGAACAGCCGCACAGTGACGAGCACCATGTTGGGGATTTACCTGGAGGACCCCAAAACCCGGGAGGAGTTCCTGACTCTTTCACGCAGCACCTAA